Proteins encoded by one window of Salvia splendens isolate huo1 chromosome 14, SspV2, whole genome shotgun sequence:
- the LOC121765536 gene encoding squalene monooxygenase SE1-like: MVDLTLLGSLLLAILGAFLFFRNGFLKKTEESKGDTAAAAAATVVDERECRSGEGGDDIIIVGAGVAGAALAYTLGKDGRRVRVIERDLTEPDRIVGELLQPGGYLKLIELELQDCVDEIDAQRVFGYALFKDGKATRLSYPLEKFHSDVSGRSFHNGRFIQRMRKKAASLPTVTLEQGTVTSLLEEKGAITGVQYRTKSGEEMKAYAPLTVVCDGCFSNLRRSLCTPKVDVPSCFVGLVLEKCDLPFANHGHVILADPSPILFYPISSTEIRCLVDVPGEKVPSISNGDLAKYLKTVIAPQVPPELHGAFLSAIERGNMRTMPNRSMPAAPHPTPGALLMGDAFNMRHPLTGGGMTVALSDIVVLRNLLRPLRDLNDAPTLCKYLESFYTLRKPVASTINTLAGALYKVFSASPDQARNEMRQACFDYLSLGGVFSSGPVSLLSGLNPRPLSLVCHFFAVAIYGVGRLLLPFPSLKRMWIGARLISSASAIIFPIIKAEGVRQMFFPATVPAYYRAPPVK, translated from the exons ATGGTCGATCTAACCCTTCTGGGCTCCCTTCTGCTTGCCATTTTGGGGGCTTTCCTCTTTTTCCGTAATGGGTTCTTGAAAAAGACCGAGGAGAGTAAGGGAgacaccgccgccgccgccgccgccaccgtcgTCGACGAGAGGGAATGCAGATCGGGGGAAGGAGGCGATGACATCATCATTGTGGGTGCCGGAGTTGCCGGCGCCGCCCTTGCTTACACTCTCGGAAAG gatggtAGAAGGGTTAGGGTGATTGAGAGAGACTTGACTGAGCCTGACAGGATTGTGGGAGAACTCTTGCAACCAGGTGGATATCTCAAGCTCATTGAGTTAGAACTCCAAG ATTGTGTGGATGAAATCGATGCTCAGAGGGTATTCGGGTATGCTCTGTTCAAGGATGGGAAAGCCACTCGGCTGTCCTACCCTCTGGAGAAGTTTCACTCGGATGTATCTGGACGGAGCTTCCATAACGGACGCTTCATACAGAGGATGCGCAAGAAAGCTGCTTCGCTTCCCAC TGTTACACTAGAGCAAGGAACCGTGACATCTCTCCTTGAAGAGAAGGGGGCTATAACGGGGGTACAGTACAGAACAAAATCGGGCGAGGAGATGAAAGCTTATGCGCCTCTGACAGTCGTCTGTGATGGGTGCTTTTCCAACCTGCGACGCTCTCTTTGCACTCCTAAA GTGGACGTACCCTCCTGTTTTGTGGGACTGGTCCTCGAGAAGTGTGACCTCCCCTTTGCGAACCACGGGCATGTCATCTTGGCAGACCCTTCACCCATCTTGTTTTACCCCATCAGTAGCACTGAAATCCGATGCCTGGTCGACGTTCCCGGTGAGAAGGTGCCGTCCATATCGAATGGTGATCTGGCCAAGTATTTGAAGACTGTCATTGCTCCCCAA GTCCCGCCCGAGCTGCACGGTGCGTTCCTCTCGGCCATTGAGAGAGGAAACATGAGGACAATGCCAAACAGAAGCATGCCTGCTGCTCCTCATCCGACCCCGGGAGCTCTGCTCATGGGGGACGCGTTCAACATGCGCCACCCCTTGACTGGAGGAGGGATGACCGTTGCATTATCAGATATAGTCGTCTTGCGCAACCTCCTTAGGCCGTTGAGAGATCTAAACGACGCGCCCACCCTCTGCAAGTACCTCGAATCTTTCTACACCTTGCGCAAG CCCGTGGCATCGACCATCAACACGTTGGCAGGCGCCCTATACAAGGTCTTTAGTGCCTCGCCGGATCAAGCAAGGAACGAGATGCGCCAGGCGTGCTTCGACTATCTGAGCCTCGGAGGGGTGTTCTCGAGCGGGCCAGTGTCTCTCCTCTCTGGCTTGAACCCACGGCCGCTCAGCCTCGTCTGCCATTTCTTCGCGGTGGCGATATATGGCGTTGGCCGGTTGCTGCTACCATTCCCCTCCCTGAAACGGATGTGGATCGGGGCCAGATTGATATCA AGTGCGTCGGCGATAATCTTTCCGATCATCAAGGCTGAGGGCGTCCGGCAGATGTTCTTTCCGGCCACCGTTCCGGCATACTACAGAGCTCCCCCTGTTAAGTAA